A window of the Lolium perenne isolate Kyuss_39 chromosome 7, Kyuss_2.0, whole genome shotgun sequence genome harbors these coding sequences:
- the LOC127316381 gene encoding uncharacterized protein gives MAFHLRSISLPSRPQANDAEVEQELLSLGASISSSTTISTMCDGLRRLGDIYNAVEEIVGLPSNQVRKMLDGEMECSLELLDLCSTMQEIFVEMKAIIQELQVALRKGDDAAAQAKIQSYSRLARKAKKHFKKTTKKATSVGCKTVMLLTKAREISVSLLESSVHLLSKEIEMPKQSLVSKAFYKKKAVVCQEEQLQALECSIGDLENGAGHLFRKLVQIRVSILNILSS, from the coding sequence ATGGCATTCCACCTAAGATCGATAAGTTTGCCTTCAAGGCCTCAGGCCAACGACGCCGAAGTCGAGCAAGAGCTGCTAAGCCTAGGGGCAAGCATCTCTTCCTCCACGACCATCAGCACGATGTGTGATGGTCTGAGGAGGCTTGGAGACATCTACAATGCTGTTGAAGAAATTGTTGGCCTGCCAAGCAACCAAGTCAGGAAGATGTTGGATGGAGAGATGGAATGCTCTCTTGAGCTGTTGGATCTCTGCAGCACCATGCAAGAGATCTTCGTGGAGATGAAAGCCATTATTCAAGAGTTGCAAGTGGCTCTAAGAAAAGGAGATGATGCAGCTGCTCAAGCCAAGATCCAGTCTTATTCTCGTTTGGCGAGGAAGGCCAAGAAACATTTCAAGAAGACCACGAAGAAGGCTACTTCTGTGGGTTGCAAGACGGTTATGCTATTGACCAAGGCTAGAGAGATATCTGTATCTCTGCTGGAGTCCTCAGTCCATCTCTTGTCGAAGGAAATCGAGATGCCTAAACAGTCACTAGTCTCTAAAGCATTTTATAAGAAGAAGGCAGTTGTTTGCCAGGAGGAGCAATTGCAGGCATTAGAGTGCAGTATTGGAGATCTTGAGAATGGGGCAGGACATCTGTTCAGGAAATTAGTCCAGATCAGGGTTTCTATCCTAAACATTCTTAGCTCATAG